The Mauremys reevesii isolate NIE-2019 linkage group 1, ASM1616193v1, whole genome shotgun sequence genome has a segment encoding these proteins:
- the LOC120386820 gene encoding olfactory receptor 52R1-like, which yields MSDSNTTDFINPSTFILLGIPGLEAAYVWISIPFCAMYIIAILGNFTILFIVKIEPSLHEPMYYFLCMLAITDLVLSTSILPKMLSIFWFNSREIDFSACLTQMYFIHCFTVMESGILVAMALDRYVAICDPLRHSTILTKLVVANISLAVVLRGGMLVLPLLFLARQWPYCRTNIIPHSYCEHMAVVKLSCADIRVSSYYSHFVAFLVTGLDVFFITMSYTQILRAIFSLPTKDARLKTFQTCVSHLCVILVSYIPPLFSFLTHQYGHNVPQHLHILIGNMYLLGPPMLNPVIYGVSTKQIRERLLWLFTHKRT from the coding sequence atgtcagattccaacacaactgaCTTCATCAACCCCTCCActttcatcctgctgggcattcctggcctggaggcggcctatgtctggatctccatccccttctgtgccatgtacatcatagccatcttggggaacttcaccatcctgttcattgtaAAGAtagagccgagcctccatgagcccatgtactatttcctctgcatgctggccatcaccgacctggtcctgtctacgtccatcctgcccaaaatgctgagcatcttctggttcaattccagggagatcgatttcagtgcctgcctcacccagatgtacttcattcactgcttcacagtgatggagtctgggatcctcgtggccatggctttggatcgctatgtggccatctgtgatcccctgagacattccaccatcctgacaaagcTGGTGGTGGCCAATATCagcctggccgtggtgctgcgtgGTGGCATGCTCGTACTGCCCCTACTATTCCTGGcgaggcagtggccatattgtagaaccaacatcatcccccactcgTACTGTGAGCACATGGCTGTGGTGAAACTGTCCTGTGCCGACATCCGTGTCAGTAGTTACTACAGCCACTTTGTGGCATTCTTGGTGACTggtctggatgtgttttttatcacCATGTCCTacacccagatcctcagggccatcttcagcctccccacaaaggatgcccggctcaagacttttcagacctgtgtctcccacctctgtgtcatttTAGTGTCTTACATCCCACCTCTGTTCTCGTTCCTCACGCACCAATATGGCCACAATGTGCCCCAACATTTACATATTCTTATTGGCAACATGTACCTTTTGGGGCCCCCCATGCTAAATCCCGTCATCTATGGGGTGAgcaccaaacagatccgggagaGGTTGCTctggctctttactcataaaagaacctaa